The Hordeum vulgare subsp. vulgare chromosome 7H, MorexV3_pseudomolecules_assembly, whole genome shotgun sequence DNA window ACAATCCCTGGAATCTAAACATATTGCCAATCGATGAGACAAACAAAAATCCACAGTATGTACTTTGATTATGTAGTAGGAACTGTCTAGTATAAAGATTTCACGAGCATGGTAGTTAGCTCTAAATCCCTCATGCTAACGCAGCGCCACCAAACGGTGCATTAGCCTATGCAGATACCGACTCGGCAAACCCCGGCGAAGCACATATGTTGCCCACCTTGGTCCATCCCAGCCTCTCCCCCTGTTCTAGTTCTATGCTATCTGCAGCCAACTTATGAGTTGTGAGCACCACACTCATGCTGCTCCAAACCATGTTTGTGTCTAAGCAATCCTAGTAGAAAATCAACTAGACATGAGGAAGTCGCACACACATCAGTTGGTGATACGCCTTAAAATTGCACAAGTCACAAACTGTTACTGCTGTCAATCAAGGCTGGAAGTAGTAGAATTTTTGGGGCAATCTGATCACCTTGGCTCTGGTCTCCTCGTCGACGATGTCGGCCTTGAACTTGAGGAACCCCACGCGCTGCCCGAACATGTCCACCCCCTGCACACCAACAAATTTCAGATACGCCATCGACCGAAACAGCTCAAACATTTCGATGCGGACCTGGATGAGGATCTGCCGGAGGCCGAGCTTCCCGGACGCGAGCAGGCCCTTCTCCGCCCGCAGGCTCCCCAGCCACCGCCTGAAGAGCGCCGAGTCCAGCGCCTTCCTGAAGTCCGCCTCCGGGAGGCCCGCCGCCGCCAGGACCCGCACGGGCCCCGCCGCGCCCGGCACATCCACGGTGGCGCCGAGCTGTGGCGCGTCCGTCGAGGCCATGCGCACGGCGGTCCGCCGCCGGGGTAGGTGGAAAGCGTGGGGCGGCGCTCGGCGACGGGCCAGTCCGTGCAGACACTGCGCCGCTGCTGCTGCACGTGTCGCCGCCGCCATTTCTGTTTGGTCAAGAGGCTTCGCGCACGCGAGCCATGAGCCCATTCAcacgggccgggccgggccgggacGGGCCGGAGAAGCCCACGGCGCCAATTCAGGCCCGTTGGCCCGCTTGGTGCCTGTAAACCTCGCTCCCTCTGCTCCTCTAACCCCGCGTACCGGCGGCGGAAAACAGACCAACCATCGAGcgagggagcggcggcggcggcggcggcggaggaggaggagatgacggGGAAGGGGGTGCGGAGGAGGGAGAAGAACTACCGGGCGGCGCACGGGGGCGACGCGCGGCTGCCCCCGCCGCCCAAGCAGCGGGAGCTCGAGGCGCTCCCGTCCAAGCTCCGCCGCCTCATCGCCATCCAGAAGAAGCACGACGCCGGCAAGGCCGACGCTTCCTCAGGTGAGCTCCCCTTACACACCCCCCCTGCCGCCTCTTCTACTTCTGCGGCAGCGCTGGTCCACTAACCGTCTCGCTCTTTGCCCAGCAGCAGGAGGGGCTCCCGGGAAGCATGGCGCCGACGCGACGGGGAAGGACAAGGCCGGGAAGGATAAGGTAATGCGACCTATAGCCATGCTGCGGCCTGCAGAATTTTGCTTCACACAAATTCTTCTTGCAAAATTAGCTTCTTTGTGGTCCGTGCCATTGTAATTTAGTAGCCGGTGAACGATTCTGCAGAAAACCAAGAAGCAGCCGTTGGAGGCTGCCGCGGACGCCAAGGCAGCAGAGGGTGGGCCGACGGCCGACGAGAACGGGGACGCCGACGGcggaaagaagaagaggaagcggGGCAAGGTCGAGGATCTCCGTTTCAAGGAGCTCGAGGCGAATGTCTCGGTTTCCAAGAAGCAGAAAAGGAAGAAGTGAGTTGTCTAGCCCATTTGGTCTGTCCTGGTTTGCTTGGCTCGGGTCGTGTAGCTTTTGCATCACTCTGTTTTGTTTCTATGTTTGCCTGTTGCAAATACAATGCCATGTATGTACTATCTTGCTTCAAGTGATGCTAAGTTAACCGCATACATTTTTGAGCTACTAGGACAAATACTCTAGCGTAGTTGACACCTGCTTGTAAGAAAACCTCCACATTCACTCATAGAAACATATAATAAATGGATGATAACATATCTTGTGTCTTTTGTTTCAGACATCTggatgagaagaaaaagaagcgcAAGGCTGGTAAGGCCGAGACTCATCTGGAATTCCCTGGACGTGAAAAGGTCAAATTTGGTGATA harbors:
- the LOC123407542 gene encoding uncharacterized protein LOC123407542 isoform X1; the protein is MTGKGVRRREKNYRAAHGGDARLPPPPKQRELEALPSKLRRLIAIQKKHDAGKADASSAAGGAPGKHGADATGKDKAGKDKKTKKQPLEAAADAKAAEGGPTADENGDADGGKKKRKRGKVEDLRFKELEANVSVSKKQKRKKHLDEKKKKRKAGKAETHLEFPGREKVKFGDIVEAPPKLSFPKRKSHLDVSAERLRKEVVENYRNIKGWSSRPGLQLPTLAE
- the LOC123407542 gene encoding uncharacterized protein LOC123407542 isoform X2; amino-acid sequence: MTGKGVRRREKNYRAAHGGDARLPPPPKQRELEALPSKLRRLIAIQKKHDAGKADASSAGGAPGKHGADATGKDKAGKDKKTKKQPLEAAADAKAAEGGPTADENGDADGGKKKRKRGKVEDLRFKELEANVSVSKKQKRKKHLDEKKKKRKAGKAETHLEFPGREKVKFGDIVEAPPKLSFPKRKSHLDVSAERLRKEVVENYRNIKGWSSRPGLQLPTLAE